A genomic window from Sphingobacterium spiritivorum includes:
- a CDS encoding helix-turn-helix domain-containing protein: MDTKKILFTALSAEELSEIMETSVRNVIGHNEIRQSYTDQLLNAREASKLVNYRRSTIYGFVRNNKIPFSKTAGKLLFSRTELLEWARQYKKKPTDET; this comes from the coding sequence ATGGACACAAAAAAAATCCTATTTACCGCACTATCCGCAGAGGAACTTTCCGAAATCATGGAAACTTCTGTAAGGAACGTTATCGGACATAACGAAATCAGGCAATCCTACACAGACCAACTTCTGAATGCAAGAGAAGCCTCAAAACTCGTTAACTACCGCAGGTCAACTATCTATGGTTTTGTAAGGAATAACAAAATCCCATTTTCCAAAACAGCAGGAAAACTACTGTTTTCCCGTACCGAACTGCTTGAATGGGCAAGACAATACAAAAAGAAACCCACAGATGAAACTTAG
- a CDS encoding ImmA/IrrE family metallo-endopeptidase, protein MGEFNVDDFLGKIISDMNEGDSETLTTVFEKRLAELNINQTAAAEIMGIQHRGLVGVLTGTLKRVDFLTLIKLSSFLQRPEKEVLELFMNSFRDNLPSKDNQEKVTFIRDNFDLAMLKKVGFINDITDVDEIEEKICKLFRLNNVLDYKPSNIVPAFSSGKIKKTNSLSQNIWLTKAEDILKDLDNPYTYDRDKLIKVFPKIRWYSTQEKLGLKDVISQLYKCGVSVIFVPSFPNLHVRGATIPVNGKPAVILTDYKGFYATLWFALIHELYHVLFDWEEISQGNYHLSLDETENAVLAQKELEADSFARKYLFSKEKSAMIKRHLNNHQEVLKFAKFNDVHPCMIYLFEAYDAGNKATNWMKARIYNVDVSQSLGDLSSAWDNIESIDRYVFRNRELYS, encoded by the coding sequence ATGGGAGAGTTTAATGTTGATGATTTTTTGGGTAAAATCATTTCTGATATGAATGAAGGGGACTCGGAGACATTGACCACTGTGTTTGAGAAAAGATTAGCCGAGCTTAATATTAATCAGACCGCTGCTGCTGAGATAATGGGGATTCAGCATAGAGGACTAGTTGGTGTCCTTACTGGTACATTGAAGAGAGTCGATTTCTTAACTTTAATAAAGTTATCTTCTTTTTTACAAAGACCAGAAAAAGAAGTTTTAGAATTGTTTATGAATTCCTTTAGGGATAATCTTCCTTCAAAAGACAACCAAGAAAAAGTTACGTTTATTCGGGATAATTTTGACCTAGCTATGTTAAAAAAAGTTGGTTTTATAAATGATATTACCGACGTCGATGAGATTGAGGAAAAAATTTGCAAGCTCTTTCGTTTGAACAATGTACTCGATTATAAACCATCTAATATTGTTCCAGCTTTTAGTTCTGGTAAGATAAAAAAGACAAATAGCCTGAGTCAGAATATTTGGCTAACTAAAGCTGAAGACATTTTGAAAGATCTTGATAATCCTTACACTTATGATAGAGATAAGTTAATAAAAGTTTTCCCAAAAATAAGATGGTACTCTACTCAAGAAAAACTTGGTTTAAAAGATGTCATCTCACAGCTTTACAAGTGCGGAGTTAGTGTTATTTTTGTGCCTTCTTTTCCAAATCTACACGTGCGAGGAGCAACTATTCCAGTAAATGGCAAACCAGCAGTGATATTGACTGATTATAAAGGTTTTTACGCCACATTATGGTTTGCTTTAATACATGAGTTATATCATGTTCTCTTTGATTGGGAAGAAATATCTCAAGGGAATTATCATTTGAGTTTAGATGAAACAGAAAATGCTGTTTTAGCACAAAAGGAACTGGAAGCAGACAGTTTTGCTAGAAAGTATCTTTTTTCTAAGGAGAAGTCTGCAATGATAAAAAGACATCTTAATAATCATCAAGAAGTATTAAAATTTGCAAAATTTAATGATGTTCATCCATGTATGATTTATCTGTTTGAAGCGTATGATGCGGGTAATAAGGCAACTAATTGGATGAAAGCAAGAATATATAATGTCGATGTATCTCAAAGTTTAGGTGATTTAAGTTCTGCTTGGGATAATATTGAAAGTATTGACAGATATGTATTCCGTAATAGAGAACTATATAGTTAG
- a CDS encoding helix-turn-helix transcriptional regulator encodes METPTTSNKAHLGRKISRIREIRGIKQDYLAIELGVSQQTISKIEQSEEVEDLTLEKIAAVLGVTVEGIKNFNEEAIFNYFNTFNDEVTHSFNTYHSCTFNPLDKLMEVIEENKSLYERLLASEREKVELLRGKSTEI; translated from the coding sequence ATGGAAACGCCTACAACATCCAACAAAGCGCATCTCGGCCGAAAAATCAGCCGAATCAGAGAAATACGTGGTATAAAGCAGGATTATCTTGCTATCGAACTTGGCGTAAGCCAACAGACTATTTCAAAGATTGAGCAAAGTGAAGAGGTAGAAGATTTGACATTAGAAAAAATCGCCGCCGTCTTGGGTGTTACAGTTGAAGGAATAAAGAATTTTAATGAAGAGGCTATTTTCAACTATTTTAATACTTTCAATGATGAAGTAACACATTCTTTCAATACTTACCATAGCTGTACATTCAATCCTCTTGATAAATTGATGGAAGTTATCGAGGAAAACAAAAGTCTTTATGAGCGATTGCTTGCTAGTGAGCGTGAGAAGGTAGAACTATTGAGAGGAAAAAGTACGGAAATTTAA
- a CDS encoding phage protein, producing MKKREDKIVASFLHPSVDKKQDHLSKEALQELIFDLTEAPVKEKFSDFNLDRENEKILLTGGREISLSDIKDKLDIFITAYASEYIKRFPQSFYDEIYRLNNWPIPKNKTFRKFIIGRYTNELIYMRFTNEGLSKLQIMNPYVRMFTREFKHFQFLNDEAKILLDRFIYEATECMKECTTWYEFRLKYGIRYNLNVQLRMFEQLGSIK from the coding sequence ATGAAAAAAAGAGAAGATAAAATAGTTGCCAGCTTTTTACATCCTAGTGTTGATAAAAAGCAAGATCACTTGAGTAAGGAAGCTCTGCAAGAATTAATTTTTGATCTTACAGAAGCACCTGTTAAAGAAAAATTTTCTGATTTTAATCTTGACCGAGAGAATGAGAAGATACTCCTAACAGGTGGAAGGGAAATTTCCTTATCTGATATAAAGGACAAGCTAGATATATTTATAACTGCGTATGCATCTGAATATATTAAGCGGTTTCCTCAATCATTTTATGATGAAATTTATCGGCTGAACAATTGGCCAATTCCCAAAAATAAGACTTTCCGTAAATTTATTATTGGTAGATACACAAATGAACTTATATATATGAGGTTTACTAACGAGGGGCTGTCAAAACTTCAAATTATGAACCCGTATGTGCGAATGTTTACCAGAGAATTTAAGCATTTTCAATTTCTAAATGATGAAGCTAAAATATTGCTTGATCGATTTATATATGAAGCAACGGAGTGCATGAAAGAATGTACAACATGGTATGAGTTTAGATTGAAATATGGAATAAGATATAACCTTAATGTACAATTGAGGATGTTTGAGCAGTTAGGTTCTATAAAATAG
- a CDS encoding DUF5712 family protein — MFINITTSETGDNKGSSGALVNYLEKENQMQLEKGKSFGHENWFNGTGSEIRRQEVRMKIDSNIAKLGRNDSKFFLINISPSQKELAHLYEKYGKEGTKEKLKEFAVKIMDEYAKNFKRPGINNHKDLLWYGKHENYRYYKHTDKEVKDGTRQIGERKEGRQDHIQIIVSRKDITNKIKLSPQNTSKGTNKEHSAKLGEFNRTVFKQSGESLFDDFFDFERGLKDTLAYANTMQNGTVEQKKQMNLLENIPYQNADQTIINDLGKSVAEGVFESVGEMVGTAGKLGADLLGMLMEPVYTAPQDNPIEPKKRKKKKII; from the coding sequence ATGTTCATCAATATCACTACATCAGAAACAGGAGATAACAAAGGCAGCAGCGGAGCACTGGTCAACTATCTCGAAAAAGAGAACCAAATGCAGCTCGAAAAAGGAAAAAGTTTCGGACACGAAAATTGGTTTAACGGTACAGGTAGCGAAATACGGAGGCAGGAAGTAAGAATGAAAATAGATAGCAACATTGCTAAACTTGGACGTAATGACAGTAAATTTTTTCTGATAAACATCAGCCCCAGCCAAAAAGAACTGGCGCACCTTTACGAAAAATATGGAAAGGAAGGCACAAAAGAGAAGCTAAAGGAATTTGCCGTGAAGATAATGGATGAGTATGCTAAAAACTTCAAAAGACCAGGCATTAACAACCATAAAGATTTGTTATGGTATGGCAAGCACGAAAATTACCGTTACTACAAACACACCGATAAGGAAGTAAAGGACGGGACAAGGCAAATAGGTGAGCGCAAAGAAGGGCGGCAGGATCATATCCAGATCATTGTAAGCCGTAAGGATATTACCAATAAGATTAAACTTAGCCCACAGAATACATCAAAGGGTACGAATAAGGAGCATTCAGCCAAACTTGGGGAATTTAACCGTACCGTATTTAAACAATCAGGCGAAAGCCTTTTCGACGACTTTTTCGATTTTGAAAGGGGACTGAAAGATACCCTTGCCTATGCCAACACGATGCAAAATGGAACGGTCGAACAGAAAAAACAGATGAATTTATTGGAAAATATTCCCTATCAAAATGCTGACCAGACCATCATTAACGATTTGGGGAAAAGCGTTGCTGAAGGAGTGTTTGAAAGTGTCGGAGAGATGGTCGGCACAGCTGGAAAGCTAGGTGCTGATTTGTTAGGTATGCTTATGGAGCCTGTTTATACTGCGCCCCAAGATAACCCAATAGAACCGAAAAAGCGTAAGAAGAAGAAAATAATATAA
- a CDS encoding response regulator transcription factor, which translates to MKILIVEDELELQRSVQEFLEAEQYVVEVASDYSSALSKINLYTYDCILLDINLPGGNGLTLLDELRGKEQQHTIIISARDSIDDKIRGLDLGADDYLTKPFHLSELNARIKAVLRRKQLAGNPVVQLNNLQINYDTRSICVDDQDLHFSRKEFDVFSFFVLNKNKLVTKTALAEHVWGDDSDMADNLDFIYSQIKNIRKKLKEHHAQLEIQAIYGVGYKMSV; encoded by the coding sequence ATGAAAATACTAATTGTAGAAGACGAGCTCGAATTGCAGAGGAGTGTTCAGGAATTTTTGGAGGCAGAGCAATATGTCGTAGAAGTAGCTTCGGATTATTCTTCAGCCTTGTCAAAGATCAATCTGTATACCTATGATTGTATACTGTTGGATATAAATCTGCCGGGAGGCAACGGGCTTACGTTGCTGGATGAGTTGAGAGGAAAAGAGCAGCAGCATACCATTATTATTTCGGCCAGAGATTCTATAGATGATAAGATAAGAGGGCTGGATCTCGGGGCGGATGATTACCTGACAAAGCCTTTTCATCTTTCCGAATTGAATGCGCGTATCAAAGCTGTATTGCGACGTAAGCAGCTTGCCGGCAACCCTGTTGTTCAGCTCAATAATCTGCAGATCAATTACGACACACGTAGTATCTGTGTCGATGATCAGGATCTGCATTTCAGCCGTAAGGAATTTGATGTATTTTCTTTTTTTGTCCTCAATAAAAATAAGCTGGTGACGAAAACCGCATTGGCGGAGCATGTATGGGGAGATGATTCAGATATGGCCGATAATCTTGATTTTATTTATTCACAGATTAAAAATATTCGTAAAAAGTTGAAAGAGCATCATGCGCAGCTCGAAATACAAGCGATCTATGGTGTAGGTTATAAAATGAGCGTATAA
- a CDS encoding ORF6N domain-containing protein, whose product METKINISDELVMNQIYIIRGHKVMLDADLAELYGAETKQLKRQVKRNAERFPEDFMFELNTEEQKILRSQFGTLRHGAHSKYKIMAFTEQGVAMLSSVLNSTRAIEVNIQIIRIFTKMRHLLSDNTEIRLEIERIKGKLDNQDKNMEIVFRYLDELLEKQERPATKRIRIGFKPDEL is encoded by the coding sequence ATGGAAACTAAGATCAATATTTCTGATGAACTGGTTATGAACCAGATTTATATCATAAGAGGACATAAAGTGATGCTGGATGCCGATCTGGCTGAACTATACGGAGCGGAAACCAAACAGCTAAAGCGGCAGGTAAAAAGAAACGCAGAACGTTTTCCCGAAGATTTTATGTTTGAGCTAAACACGGAGGAACAGAAAATCTTAAGGAGCCAATTTGGCACCTTAAGACATGGCGCACACTCCAAATATAAAATCATGGCCTTTACAGAACAGGGCGTGGCAATGCTTTCAAGCGTGCTAAATAGTACTAGGGCTATTGAGGTGAACATCCAGATCATCCGCATTTTTACCAAAATGCGCCATTTGCTATCCGACAATACAGAGATCAGGCTGGAAATTGAAAGGATTAAAGGGAAACTGGATAACCAAGATAAAAACATGGAGATCGTATTCCGCTATCTTGACGAACTGTTGGAGAAACAGGAACGGCCAGCAACTAAAAGAATACGCATTGGGTTCAAACCTGACGAACTGTAG
- a CDS encoding BfmA/BtgA family mobilization protein: MATDIKLEKIALKLGRTKKTTVIQMVEYFYRSKKDPIDLNDELLKKELVNGNNRIISFFKTQEKDFLLPVFSDVGTLLAIAKQHTLYFKEIGIYLKQDVENVKKLAERMMTLERGIAKTQTYLEEKALLKSRFSKILEHYITQRESLGWTTANVKKEELQAYIRQSLENL, from the coding sequence GTGGCCACCGATATTAAACTGGAAAAAATAGCACTCAAGCTGGGCAGAACAAAAAAGACGACAGTGATACAAATGGTAGAATATTTCTACCGTAGCAAAAAAGATCCCATTGACCTCAATGATGAACTGCTGAAAAAAGAGCTGGTAAACGGGAACAACCGTATTATTAGTTTTTTTAAAACGCAGGAAAAAGATTTCCTGTTGCCCGTCTTTAGCGATGTCGGCACACTGCTCGCTATTGCAAAACAACATACATTATATTTTAAAGAAATTGGGATATATCTTAAACAGGACGTAGAAAATGTAAAAAAGCTTGCAGAGCGGATGATGACACTGGAACGTGGTATTGCCAAAACACAGACCTATCTGGAAGAAAAAGCGTTGCTGAAATCACGCTTTAGCAAGATACTGGAACACTACATCACACAACGGGAATCACTGGGCTGGACTACGGCCAACGTTAAAAAAGAAGAACTGCAAGCCTATATCAGGCAGTCGCTCGAAAATCTATAG
- a CDS encoding helix-turn-helix domain-containing protein, which translates to MKIDIITIDDLRQFKTELLQEIKGIIGQNTERQQNEEWLRSAQVRKMLNISAGTLQNLRINGTLPFRKIGGTIYYSKVQIEKILKGE; encoded by the coding sequence ATGAAAATTGACATCATTACCATCGATGACCTCCGCCAGTTCAAAACAGAACTATTGCAGGAAATAAAAGGAATCATCGGACAAAATACCGAAAGACAACAGAACGAAGAATGGTTAAGAAGTGCACAGGTTCGCAAAATGCTAAATATATCCGCTGGCACTTTACAGAATCTGCGTATCAATGGAACATTGCCGTTCCGCAAGATTGGTGGCACAATTTACTATAGTAAAGTACAAATAGAAAAAATATTGAAAGGAGAATAA
- the rplI gene encoding 50S ribosomal protein L9 gives MEIILKHDIKHLGEKDDVVVVKPGYGRNYLIPQGFAVLATSSAKKVLAENIKQAQFKQEKIKKDATELATKLEAIKLTIGAKAGESGKIFGKVNSIQIADALKAQGFDVDRRRITFETEPKLVGEYIANLNLHKEVKVQVPFEVVAE, from the coding sequence ATGGAAATTATCTTAAAACATGATATCAAACACCTTGGCGAAAAAGACGATGTTGTCGTAGTAAAGCCGGGTTACGGTCGTAACTACTTAATTCCTCAGGGTTTCGCTGTATTGGCTACATCTTCTGCAAAGAAAGTATTAGCTGAAAACATCAAACAAGCGCAATTCAAACAAGAGAAAATTAAAAAAGATGCGACAGAATTAGCGACTAAATTAGAAGCTATCAAGTTGACAATCGGTGCTAAAGCTGGTGAATCAGGAAAAATCTTCGGTAAAGTAAACAGCATTCAGATTGCTGATGCTTTGAAAGCGCAAGGTTTTGACGTAGATCGTCGCCGCATCACTTTCGAAACTGAACCAAAATTAGTTGGTGAATATATCGCTAACTTGAACCTTCACAAAGAAGTTAAAGTTCAGGTTCCTTTCGAAGTAGTAGCTGAATAA
- a CDS encoding site-specific integrase → MKTNFSLLFYLKRPKDYTTGIVPIYLRITVNGKRAELATGKECEPEQWNSKIGHIRGTKEDTKTFNAYLDKMKAGVTTAYTTLCLQDDEVTTESIKCKYLGKAEKPHTLVEAITLHNKNMKALVGKDYAQGTLKRFEVLERHVLDFLAFQYRKNDINIKSIDHDFISAFDFYLRTEKANTNNTAIKHLKNLGKNIRICISKKWINADPFFGYKLKSKDVHRDYLTATELQKIVEKEFTTLRLSQVRDFFLFSCYTGLSYADVQKLKPADIRIGADGEPWIITYRQKTNTRAAIPLLPVAKKILDRYKDHPMCINKGKALPISSNQKMNEYLIEIAALAGVDKTLGNRIAKRTFATTVTLMNGVPIESVSKMLGHTNLRTTQLYAKILDEKVASDMAPLREIFTSI, encoded by the coding sequence ATGAAAACTAATTTCAGTCTGCTTTTCTATCTTAAAAGGCCAAAAGATTACACTACAGGCATTGTACCTATCTATTTAAGGATTACCGTTAACGGAAAACGTGCTGAGCTTGCCACAGGAAAGGAATGTGAACCCGAACAATGGAACTCAAAAATCGGACACATTAGAGGCACTAAAGAGGATACCAAAACTTTTAACGCCTATTTGGATAAAATGAAAGCGGGTGTTACTACAGCTTATACAACATTATGCCTACAGGATGATGAAGTTACTACGGAAAGTATTAAGTGCAAGTATCTCGGCAAAGCAGAAAAGCCACACACTTTAGTTGAGGCTATTACATTGCATAATAAAAATATGAAAGCACTTGTGGGTAAGGACTATGCGCAAGGAACGCTCAAAAGGTTTGAGGTATTAGAAAGACATGTACTTGATTTCCTTGCTTTTCAATACCGCAAAAACGACATCAATATCAAAAGTATAGACCACGATTTTATTAGCGCTTTTGATTTTTACCTACGCACCGAAAAAGCTAATACGAATAACACGGCCATCAAACACCTCAAAAATTTAGGTAAAAACATTAGGATCTGTATTTCAAAAAAATGGATAAATGCAGACCCTTTCTTTGGCTATAAGCTAAAATCCAAAGATGTACATCGCGATTATCTTACAGCGACGGAACTGCAGAAGATAGTAGAGAAGGAATTTACTACATTAAGACTTTCACAGGTGCGGGATTTTTTCCTGTTCAGTTGTTATACTGGTCTATCTTATGCAGATGTACAGAAACTCAAACCAGCTGACATTCGCATTGGTGCGGATGGAGAGCCTTGGATCATTACTTACAGGCAAAAGACAAATACGAGAGCAGCTATTCCACTGCTTCCTGTTGCTAAAAAAATTCTCGACAGGTACAAAGATCATCCCATGTGTATTAATAAGGGCAAAGCCCTACCTATTTCCAGCAATCAGAAAATGAACGAGTATTTAATAGAAATTGCCGCTCTTGCTGGTGTAGACAAAACATTAGGAAACCGAATAGCCAAACGAACGTTCGCCACAACGGTAACACTCATGAACGGAGTGCCTATTGAAAGCGTATCAAAAATGCTTGGTCATACAAATCTCCGCACCACGCAACTGTATGCGAAGATACTTGACGAAAAGGTTGCCAGTGATATGGCACCATTAAGGGAAATATTTACTTCAATTTAG
- a CDS encoding PIN domain-containing protein produces MKEMFKWYFPSTKKEIEDIWKKGILTVDTNVLLDLYRYHLNTRQALLSSLKKFKGRAWLSHQVADEFFKNRNSVILSAAGAFNEAERLLLEVKKSVEEPLKKLKNSRIIPDELEENLETAINASISGAEESLKKIRSEYPNYKENDPILKSICNLFESSVGLPFEKEILNEVLKEAKRRKENKIPPGFKDSNKDGDRPFGDYIIWRQIIEHVKESKQPLIFVTSEQKEDWWEKSSGQITGPLYELLKEFYMETGQRFLFYRTDRFLEFSNESSSSQANIDAVEEIREFVSQRQRTREIPLIKEIYQEPSINTIDSAVGKLSVELQESTFKFTCSGHFYPNLCRVPSLKVKLVSCPPGSPSHGLKIGAGTTFDFHIHIKSTEIGSLLQPGEYIFEYEAKTN; encoded by the coding sequence ATGAAAGAAATGTTCAAATGGTATTTTCCATCAACTAAGAAGGAAATTGAAGATATATGGAAAAAAGGTATTTTAACAGTTGACACAAATGTTTTATTGGATTTATATCGATATCATTTAAATACTCGTCAGGCTTTATTATCATCTTTAAAGAAATTTAAGGGAAGGGCTTGGCTTTCTCATCAAGTAGCAGATGAATTCTTTAAAAATCGTAATAGTGTTATTTTATCTGCTGCTGGAGCATTTAATGAGGCAGAGAGACTGTTGCTGGAAGTTAAAAAATCCGTAGAAGAACCTCTTAAGAAGCTCAAAAACAGTCGTATCATTCCAGATGAATTAGAAGAAAATCTAGAGACGGCCATAAACGCAAGTATAAGTGGTGCAGAAGAATCATTAAAAAAAATTCGATCAGAATATCCTAACTATAAAGAAAATGATCCTATATTAAAAAGTATTTGCAATTTATTTGAGTCCAGTGTAGGTTTACCTTTTGAGAAGGAAATTTTGAATGAAGTTTTAAAAGAAGCAAAGCGTAGAAAAGAGAATAAAATCCCACCAGGATTTAAAGATTCAAATAAAGATGGTGATAGACCTTTTGGAGATTATATAATCTGGCGTCAAATTATTGAGCATGTAAAAGAATCGAAACAACCTTTAATATTTGTTACTTCAGAACAAAAAGAGGATTGGTGGGAAAAGTCTTCAGGTCAAATTACTGGTCCATTATATGAACTATTAAAAGAGTTTTATATGGAAACGGGACAACGTTTTTTATTTTATCGAACTGATAGGTTTTTGGAGTTTTCCAATGAAAGTTCAAGTTCACAGGCAAATATAGATGCAGTTGAAGAGATCAGAGAATTTGTCAGTCAGCGTCAACGCACCCGAGAGATTCCTTTGATAAAGGAGATTTATCAAGAACCATCTATAAACACCATAGATTCCGCAGTGGGAAAATTATCTGTTGAGTTACAAGAATCAACATTCAAATTTACCTGTAGTGGCCATTTCTATCCTAATCTATGCAGAGTTCCATCATTAAAAGTAAAATTAGTTAGTTGCCCTCCAGGAAGTCCAAGTCACGGCCTAAAAATTGGAGCAGGCACTACATTTGATTTTCACATTCATATCAAATCGACCGAAATTGGCTCATTACTACAGCCTGGGGAATATATTTTTGAATACGAAGCTAAAACAAATTAA
- a CDS encoding sensor histidine kinase — protein sequence MRLLNRTMLYLSGALLLILSVWAVIFYLDMMDEVYDSLDDGLENHKMLIIHKAYEDEMVYQKRDFGESNYRLIPVPEDIAISGLETYSDTSMYMVNEEDFEVVRMLTTYFQDNDGKYYKLQVISSMVEEDDLISSLLYSLLTLFVVVMISIFIINKLILSKIWKPFYQLGYQLKKFELGKRNTFVAPKTSVLEFKELNNTIIQLLDDNTAVYERQKDFVENAAHELQTPLAISQSKVEMLLPHFEKDEEVLNQLAEVLHQLDRMKRLNKSLLLLTKIDNRQFLNQEPTDFNMLWRKQIEAFRELLEHKSIHVDLSEEEVLILDFNPDLAQMLISNLLRNAHIHNYEGGHIVLRIRKNGFTIANTGKEMALNTQHIFDRFYKDVENQQSTGLGLAIVRSIVDSTNGHIDYTYTDHMHSFTVHFD from the coding sequence ATGAGACTGCTGAACCGAACTATGTTGTATCTTTCCGGTGCACTGCTGCTGATCCTGAGTGTATGGGCTGTGATCTTCTATCTGGATATGATGGATGAAGTGTATGACAGCCTTGATGATGGTCTGGAAAACCACAAGATGCTTATTATACATAAGGCATATGAAGATGAGATGGTTTACCAGAAGAGAGACTTTGGCGAAAGCAATTACAGATTGATCCCTGTCCCGGAGGATATTGCAATCAGCGGGCTGGAAACTTATTCTGACACATCCATGTATATGGTTAATGAAGAAGATTTTGAAGTCGTGCGTATGCTGACAACCTATTTTCAGGATAATGATGGTAAATATTACAAGTTGCAGGTTATCTCCTCTATGGTGGAGGAAGATGATCTGATCAGCAGTTTACTGTACTCTCTTCTTACGCTCTTTGTCGTGGTTATGATATCTATTTTTATTATCAATAAGCTGATATTGAGTAAAATATGGAAACCTTTCTATCAACTGGGGTATCAGTTGAAAAAATTTGAACTGGGGAAAAGAAATACCTTTGTTGCTCCCAAAACTTCTGTGCTTGAATTTAAGGAGCTGAATAATACAATCATCCAGCTGCTGGATGATAATACGGCTGTCTATGAGCGGCAAAAAGACTTTGTCGAAAATGCTGCACATGAATTGCAGACACCGCTGGCCATTTCACAATCAAAAGTAGAAATGCTGTTACCTCATTTTGAGAAAGATGAAGAAGTATTAAATCAGCTGGCGGAGGTGCTGCATCAACTGGACCGGATGAAAAGATTGAACAAATCGCTGTTGTTGCTGACTAAAATCGATAACCGGCAATTTTTAAATCAGGAGCCAACGGATTTCAATATGCTATGGAGAAAGCAAATAGAAGCCTTCAGAGAACTTTTGGAGCATAAAAGTATACATGTAGATCTGTCGGAAGAAGAAGTGCTTATACTCGATTTTAATCCCGATCTGGCGCAGATGCTTATTTCTAATCTGCTGCGCAATGCACATATCCATAACTATGAGGGTGGGCATATTGTCTTGCGTATCCGCAAGAATGGATTTACCATAGCCAATACAGGCAAAGAAATGGCGCTTAATACGCAGCATATCTTTGATCGTTTTTATAAGGATGTGGAAAATCAGCAATCCACAGGTCTGGGACTAGCGATCGTCAGATCTATAGTGGATTCGACAAATGGTCACATTGACTATACATATACAGATCATATGCACAGCTTTACGGTACATTTTGACTAA
- a CDS encoding helix-turn-helix domain-containing protein, producing the protein MALFITLDNVYELYNLDPSKKTEGIIVLSQRNDPKKKYTAHSRLFDGLLLGFMIKGSMKSQIHFLEYEINAGDIAILQPQLMIDTKLLSEDAEIVTIGLSLDFITEFPILREFVMNNQIRWHPIIRLQPEDIKLQNELLTLIQNFYHKNPSANKSQMLQHLVMVLISMISEVYSNSPKNKSLVKNRTHEIIDNFYLLISKHANQQRSVAFYAEKLHLTPQYLSTFLKQKTGKSVLQWIDHITILHAKTLLKSSNLSIKEICNELHFEETSVFSRYFKRIAGVSPKTYRNE; encoded by the coding sequence ATGGCTCTATTTATAACTTTAGATAATGTCTATGAATTGTATAATCTTGATCCTTCAAAAAAGACGGAAGGGATAATTGTTCTCAGTCAACGAAATGACCCAAAGAAGAAATATACAGCACATAGCCGCCTATTTGATGGTTTATTATTAGGCTTCATGATTAAAGGATCCATGAAATCGCAAATCCATTTTTTAGAGTATGAAATAAATGCGGGTGATATTGCTATTTTACAACCACAATTGATGATTGACACAAAATTATTGAGTGAAGATGCAGAAATAGTAACGATTGGTCTTTCTTTAGATTTTATTACAGAATTTCCTATTTTACGTGAGTTTGTAATGAACAATCAAATCAGATGGCACCCCATTATCAGACTTCAGCCCGAAGATATAAAGCTCCAGAATGAACTATTAACGCTTATACAAAATTTCTATCATAAAAATCCGAGTGCTAATAAATCCCAAATGCTACAGCATCTGGTTATGGTTCTGATTAGTATGATTTCTGAAGTATATTCTAATTCACCGAAGAACAAAAGCTTAGTAAAAAACCGCACACATGAGATTATTGACAATTTTTATCTGCTAATTTCAAAGCATGCTAACCAACAAAGAAGTGTTGCGTTTTATGCTGAAAAGCTACATTTAACACCACAATATCTTTCTACTTTCCTAAAACAGAAAACTGGAAAATCTGTATTACAGTGGATTGATCATATCACAATTCTGCATGCTAAAACATTATTAAAATCTTCTAATTTATCAATTAAGGAAATTTGTAATGAACTTCATTTTGAAGAAACAAGTGTCTTTAGCAGATACTTTAAAAGAATAGCAGGAGTTTCACCAAAAACTTATAGAAACGAATAA